The Sporocytophaga myxococcoides genome includes a window with the following:
- a CDS encoding NADPH-dependent FMN reductase yields the protein MPHIAIISASVRRDRKSHRAALYFKNFIESNALATAGILDLQEYNFPLFDERLKFQPNPTPQMLDFASKVKNADGILIVTPEYNGGYPSSLKNIIDLLYDEWYRKPVAISTVSGGSFGGTQVITSLQFSLWKIRAWTVPAMFPVPTVDKSFDEQGNPADKAGTDKRATAFINELLWCIEAKKRMDT from the coding sequence ATGCCACACATAGCTATTATCTCTGCCAGCGTGCGAAGAGACAGGAAAAGTCATCGCGCCGCACTCTACTTCAAAAATTTTATAGAGTCAAATGCTCTTGCTACTGCAGGAATACTTGATTTACAAGAATATAATTTCCCGCTTTTTGATGAGCGCCTCAAATTTCAGCCTAATCCTACTCCTCAAATGCTTGATTTTGCTTCAAAAGTAAAAAATGCTGACGGCATATTGATTGTTACGCCGGAATATAATGGAGGTTATCCATCCAGTCTAAAAAATATAATAGATCTTCTTTATGATGAGTGGTACAGAAAACCTGTTGCTATTTCAACAGTATCAGGTGGAAGTTTTGGCGGTACTCAGGTAATTACTTCATTACAGTTTTCTCTTTGGAAAATAAGAGCCTGGACTGTCCCTGCCATGTTTCCTGTGCCAACAGTTGATAAATCATTTGATGAGCAGGGTAATCCTGCTGACAAAGCCGGAACGGATAAGAGAGCTACTGCATTTATCAATGAGCTTTTATGGTGCATTGAAGCAAAAAAGAGAATGGATACTTAA
- a CDS encoding SRPBCC family protein yields MSLIVLQTTIYAPLEVCFDLSRSIELHQISTKKSEEKVIAGKMSGLISLHETVTWKARHFGLWLQLTSKITEFKSPDFFVDEMVSGPFKSFRHEHIFEVNQGRTIMTDRFDFQSPLGVLGRIVNVLFLKSYMEKLLFERNKVIKEHAEGDGWRELLTKTDV; encoded by the coding sequence TTGTCCTTAATTGTTCTTCAAACTACTATCTATGCTCCACTGGAAGTTTGTTTTGACTTGTCAAGAAGCATTGAACTCCATCAGATTTCAACAAAAAAATCTGAGGAGAAAGTTATTGCAGGTAAAATGTCTGGCCTTATCAGTCTCCATGAAACGGTGACCTGGAAAGCCAGGCATTTCGGACTTTGGCTTCAGCTCACCTCAAAGATCACTGAATTTAAATCACCGGATTTTTTTGTTGATGAAATGGTCAGCGGCCCGTTTAAGTCATTCAGGCATGAACATATTTTTGAAGTAAACCAGGGCCGGACAATCATGACCGATCGTTTTGATTTTCAATCACCTTTGGGAGTATTGGGTAGAATTGTGAATGTTTTATTTTTAAAATCGTATATGGAAAAGTTACTCTTTGAACGAAACAAAGTGATTAAAGAACATGCGGAGGGAGATGGTTGGCGGGAACTATTAACCAAAACGGATGTCTAG
- a CDS encoding T9SS type A sorting domain-containing protein, with protein MKKIFTLSFLLTVFTSGQLLACTMYAKSFCETIKNKSFVAKGKIVSYQEKSIRIKLLQTLIGEESADTIVVWDEKDFECNGDFSMSANHMGVIGDTIFFTVEEIAEKKNDWEQINDYRYLGHYLETTFLHIQNDTVTGFISGIDMAPNEYRILKMHQDQFLEKFQDCRENGAIVITSNKNAEELKALNIFPNPAENLLNIDFGLSQKVYQSIVIKNQLGQQVKTIDITQSANMVQIDISDMAPGVVFVELVGNKYTDRRKIVKTQ; from the coding sequence ATGAAAAAGATTTTTACTCTATCATTTCTTTTAACTGTATTTACTTCCGGGCAACTTTTAGCATGTACCATGTATGCAAAATCATTTTGCGAAACAATTAAAAATAAATCCTTTGTTGCAAAAGGGAAAATTGTCTCTTATCAGGAAAAGTCTATAAGAATAAAATTATTACAAACGCTCATAGGCGAAGAAAGCGCAGATACAATAGTCGTGTGGGATGAAAAAGATTTTGAATGTAACGGTGATTTTTCCATGTCTGCAAATCATATGGGAGTGATAGGTGATACAATATTTTTTACTGTTGAAGAAATAGCTGAAAAGAAAAATGACTGGGAGCAGATTAATGACTACAGATACCTGGGGCATTATTTGGAGACCACTTTTCTGCACATTCAGAATGATACTGTAACCGGATTTATAAGCGGAATTGACATGGCTCCTAATGAATATAGAATATTGAAAATGCACCAGGATCAATTCCTGGAGAAGTTTCAAGACTGCAGAGAAAATGGTGCTATCGTCATTACTTCAAATAAAAATGCAGAGGAACTTAAAGCACTAAACATATTTCCCAATCCTGCAGAAAACTTACTCAATATAGATTTTGGCTTAAGTCAAAAAGTATATCAGTCAATCGTAATCAAAAATCAATTAGGACAACAGGTGAAAACTATTGATATAACACAGTCTGCAAACATGGTTCAGATAGATATTTCTGATATGGCTCCGGGAGTTGTATTTGTTGAACTTGTAGGTAATAAATATACGGATAGACGAAAGATCGTGAAGACACAATAG
- a CDS encoding Crp/Fnr family transcriptional regulator, with translation MDSDKLVLQLIDHFQEVVALDDNDIASIVPKLEIKKLNRKEYLLQPGQISRYMRYIAIGSMRVYYLDEKDQEHTLQLGIENWWVNDLYSYFSGNPSRMFIQANERTTLVQISKTNLETLYQEVPRMSDFFRLKIQSAYVALQERTIENMSVDAYARYNAFIAEYRHLEQRFPQYMIASYLGVTPEFLSFLRKKHITDIS, from the coding sequence ATGGATTCAGATAAACTCGTGTTGCAGCTCATTGACCATTTTCAAGAAGTTGTTGCTTTAGACGATAACGATATCGCATCCATCGTACCTAAATTGGAAATAAAGAAGCTAAACAGAAAGGAGTATTTACTCCAGCCCGGTCAGATTTCCAGATACATGCGTTATATTGCAATAGGAAGTATGAGGGTTTACTACCTGGATGAAAAGGACCAAGAGCACACATTGCAATTAGGTATTGAAAATTGGTGGGTCAATGACCTGTATAGTTATTTCAGCGGAAACCCATCAAGAATGTTTATTCAGGCCAACGAACGTACTACTCTTGTACAAATCAGCAAAACAAACCTGGAAACATTGTATCAGGAGGTTCCAAGAATGTCGGATTTTTTCCGTTTGAAAATTCAATCCGCTTATGTTGCCTTGCAAGAACGTACAATTGAGAATATGAGCGTTGACGCGTATGCCAGATATAATGCATTCATTGCAGAGTATAGACATCTGGAACAACGTTTCCCTCAATATATGATTGCTTCCTATTTAGGCGTCACACCAGAGTTCTTAAGTTTTCTAAGAAAAAAACACATTACGGATATTTCTTAA
- a CDS encoding DoxX family protein: MKKNIDLGIFVTRIAIGFPMLVYGISKLFYGIDFIKDMLIEKGLPSFIAYGVFLGEVVAPILIIIGFRTRLAGFVFAVNCLTAICLTQMSNAFKLNDYGGWALELLAIYMLIATGILFTGGGKIAVSVNNQWD; encoded by the coding sequence ATGAAAAAAAACATTGATTTGGGAATTTTTGTGACGAGAATTGCAATCGGTTTTCCAATGCTGGTTTATGGAATCAGTAAATTGTTCTATGGAATAGACTTCATCAAAGATATGCTTATAGAAAAGGGATTGCCTTCGTTTATTGCTTATGGTGTGTTTTTGGGAGAAGTAGTAGCACCTATACTTATCATCATAGGTTTTAGGACACGTTTAGCAGGTTTCGTATTTGCTGTAAATTGTCTTACCGCCATTTGCCTGACACAAATGTCAAATGCTTTCAAACTTAATGACTATGGAGGATGGGCCTTAGAATTATTAGCTATTTATATGCTTATTGCAACAGGTATTTTATTTACCGGAGGTGGAAAAATAGCTGTTTCAGTTAATAATCAATGGGATTAA
- a CDS encoding helix-turn-helix domain-containing protein yields MTYYLKEITRIKNNCFFNQGQIDTVIGTRHFINNNYDKELNLNLLSHIRFTSKFHLIRLYKRYYGQTPGQYLIGRRLEKAKDLLREGQSVTGTCFDIGFESPSSFSTLFKSKFGLTPTEFQKRAIFTKSDKQEF; encoded by the coding sequence ATGACCTATTATTTAAAAGAAATAACACGCATAAAAAACAACTGCTTCTTTAACCAGGGACAGATTGACACTGTTATTGGGACACGTCATTTTATAAACAATAACTATGATAAAGAATTAAATCTGAACTTACTTTCACATATTAGATTTACATCAAAATTTCATCTGATAAGACTTTACAAAAGGTACTACGGACAAACACCAGGACAATATCTTATTGGCCGACGATTGGAAAAAGCAAAGGATCTTTTAAGAGAGGGGCAATCTGTAACAGGGACTTGTTTTGATATTGGCTTTGAAAGCCCAAGTTCTTTTAGCACTTTATTCAAATCTAAGTTTGGACTGACACCAACAGAATTTCAAAAAAGAGCAATTTTCACAAAGTCGGATAAGCAAGAATTTTGA
- a CDS encoding VOC family protein, whose translation MKIRVISVPVQDQEKALKFYTEKLGFVKKIDVPLSEDSRWLTVVSPDEQDGPEVLLEPSPIHFEPAKVYQKSLFEAGIPYTQFNVEDVQKEYERLKNLGVEFSVKPTEMGTVKIAVFNDTCGNNIQIVQML comes from the coding sequence ATGAAAATAAGAGTAATAAGCGTTCCGGTGCAGGACCAGGAAAAAGCCTTGAAATTCTACACTGAAAAATTGGGTTTTGTAAAAAAGATTGATGTGCCATTGAGCGAAGATAGTAGGTGGCTGACAGTTGTAAGTCCTGACGAGCAAGACGGGCCAGAAGTTCTATTAGAGCCTTCTCCAATCCATTTTGAACCAGCAAAAGTTTATCAAAAATCACTTTTTGAAGCTGGTATACCTTACACACAATTCAATGTTGAAGATGTTCAAAAAGAATATGAAAGGTTGAAAAATCTTGGAGTTGAATTCAGTGTAAAACCAACTGAAATGGGGACAGTTAAAATAGCTGTTTTCAATGACACATGTGGAAATAATATACAAATAGTACAAATGCTATAA
- a CDS encoding YHS domain-containing protein, with protein sequence MLKNISLSLFLLAGVLSTYSCSSPEKNKAEKISIELSSLALDTDPVCKMPVAGHLADTLNFNGKIYGFCNTECKKEFAKNSETYLK encoded by the coding sequence ATGTTAAAAAATATATCCTTATCGCTTTTCCTGCTTGCTGGTGTTTTATCAACTTATTCTTGCTCATCACCGGAAAAGAACAAAGCCGAAAAGATTTCCATTGAGTTATCATCATTAGCTTTAGATACAGATCCAGTCTGCAAAATGCCAGTTGCAGGCCATCTTGCTGATACCTTGAATTTTAATGGTAAAATATATGGTTTCTGTAATACAGAGTGTAAAAAAGAGTTTGCGAAAAACTCAGAGACCTATTTGAAATAA
- a CDS encoding SRPBCC domain-containing protein, translating to MKTDLIAQASIEINADIRTVWHALIDPEIIKEYLFGTDTSSDWKVGSRISFKGVWDGKPYEDGGIITAIEPEETLKYTYWSSMSGTPDVEENYANISYDLEELESGVRLTISQDNIKTEEAREHSEKNWAVVLDSMKRFLEKK from the coding sequence ATGAAAACAGACCTGATTGCTCAAGCTTCCATCGAGATCAATGCAGATATTAGAACTGTCTGGCATGCCCTCATTGATCCTGAAATCATTAAAGAATACTTGTTTGGTACTGACACCTCTTCCGACTGGAAAGTGGGTAGCAGAATCTCTTTCAAAGGTGTTTGGGATGGGAAACCTTATGAAGACGGCGGAATTATTACTGCCATAGAGCCAGAGGAAACATTAAAATACACTTATTGGAGCTCTATGTCCGGTACACCCGATGTTGAAGAAAATTATGCCAATATATCTTATGATCTGGAAGAGTTGGAATCAGGTGTCCGTCTGACTATAAGTCAGGATAATATAAAGACAGAAGAAGCCAGAGAACATTCTGAAAAAAATTGGGCTGTGGTGCTTGATTCAATGAAGAGGTTTTTAGAAAAAAAATAA